Proteins from a single region of Chryseobacterium sp. T16E-39:
- a CDS encoding SRPBCC family protein, with protein sequence MDPIKIDITILAPVEKVWDYFNTPNHITKWNFAHESWQCPSSENDLRVGGKFKNRMEAKDKSFGFDFEGVYDAVIPNQRIKYHLEDGRNVEVIFDRIDSNTTKVTEIFDPEKQNSVEMQRDGWYAILDNFHKYVEKH encoded by the coding sequence ATGGATCCGATCAAAATAGATATTACAATTTTAGCTCCGGTTGAGAAGGTGTGGGATTATTTTAATACCCCAAATCATATTACAAAATGGAATTTTGCTCATGAAAGCTGGCAATGTCCAAGTTCCGAAAATGATCTGAGAGTAGGAGGGAAATTCAAAAACAGGATGGAAGCTAAAGATAAAAGTTTCGGGTTCGATTTTGAAGGCGTTTATGATGCCGTTATTCCCAACCAAAGAATAAAATATCACCTGGAAGATGGCAGGAATGTGGAAGTGATTTTTGACCGTATTGATTCTAATACAACAAAAGTTACAGAAATATTCGATCCTGAAAAACAAAATTCTGTGGAAATGCAAAGAGATGGATGGTATGCCATTTTGGATAATTTCCATAAATATGTAGAAAAACACTAA